One window from the genome of Salvia splendens isolate huo1 chromosome 9, SspV2, whole genome shotgun sequence encodes:
- the LOC121749850 gene encoding pescadillo homolog, whose amino-acid sequence MPKHYRPAGKKKEGNAAKYVTRSQAVKYLQVSLPVFRRLCILKGVFPREPKKKVKGNHHSYYHTKDLMFLKHEPLLEKFRDMRTYERKVKKAVSKKNRDLAERLLRRKPTYTLDMLIKERYPKFIDAVRDLDDCLSMVHLFAALPAVDRIVDGEKIPVSRVHNCRRLSQEWQAYISRTHKLRKTFISVKGIYYQAEVEGQKVTWLTPHALQQVLPEVDYRVLLTFLEFYETLLAFVNHRLYHSINVTYPPILDPRLEALSADLYALSRYLDANGQMSTKAIISSGSEPAEHQQDEPGALMQQLPSNEPGALMHLLEDASREDEEDSETRECKNLFRNIKFFLSRESPRESLLFIIPAFGGKVSWEGAGAPYDESDQSITHQIVDRPTQGHKFLSREYIQPQWVYDCINAHIILPTEKYIVGCVPPPHLSPFVDNDAEGHVPEYAEAIERLKAAERKEVLPLPGMGKEDLDDPQSLLGIIDRAEAIEAAKKKQKMLMQEKKYHEELKLELQGAQLASLQSGVEVEDAEEDALPDLQQRAKDADSMSEVSMSRKKRKLLEAMKIGKKRKEDGVNLLKERKRRIDQAKKSSS is encoded by the exons ATGCCGAAGCACTATCGCCCCGCC gggaagaagaaggagggAAACGCGGCCAAGTATGTGACGAGGTCACAAGCTGTTAAATACCTCCAAGTTAGCCTTCCTGTATTCAG GAGACTATGCATCCTCAAAGGTGTATTTCCCCGGGAACCAAAGAAGAAGGTGAAGGGAAACCACCATTCTTATTATCACACAAAAGATCTCATGTTTCTTAAACATGAGCCTCTTCTTGAAAAATTTAGAGACATGCGAACTTATGAGAGGAAAGTGAAGAAAGCCGTGTCAAAGAAGAATAGAGATCTCGCGGAACGGCTGTTGAGACGGAAGCCCACTTACACTCTTGATATGCTCATTAAGGAGAG GTATCCAAAATTCATTGATGCAGTAAGGGACCTTGATGACTGCCTTAGTATGGTACACCTATTTGCTGCATTGCCTGCTGTGGATAGAATTGTAGATGGAGAAAAGATTCCTGTAAGCCGTGTCCATAATTGCCGAAG GTTGAGTCAAGAGTGGCAGGCATACATTTCTCGCACCCATAAACTACGGAAGACTTTCATTTCTGTGAAAGGAATTTATTATCAA GCAGAGGTCGAGGGGCAAAAAGTTACTTGGTTAACTCCTCATGCATTACAACAAGTACTGCCTGAAGTGGATTACAGGgtcttgcttacctttttggaaTTTTATGAG ACTCTTCTTGCATTTGTTAACCACAGACTGTATCATTCAATAAATGTGACATATCCACCAATTCTTGACCCTCGGTTGGAAGCTCTGTCTGCAG ATCTTTATGCATTGTCAAGATATCTTGATGCCAACGGCCAAATGAGTACAAAAGCCATCATCTCGTCTGGCTCTGAGCCAGCTGAACATCAACAGGATGAACCGGGTGCTTTAATGCAACAGCTTCCTTCTAATGAACCTGGTGCTTTGATGCACCTTCTTGAAGATGCTTCTAGAGAGGATGAGGAAGATTCAGAAACTAGGGAATGCAAAAATCTCTTCAGGAACATCAAATTCTTCTTAAGTCGTGAG TCTCCTAGAGAGTCGTTGCTGTTTATCATCCCTGCATTTGGTGGCAAAGTTTCTTGGGAAGGTGCAGGTGCACCTTATGATGAGTCTGACCAAAGCATCACTCATCAG ATTGTTGATAGGCCAACACAAGGACATAAGTTCCTTTCCAGAGAATACATCCAACCTCAGTGGGTTTATGATTGTATAAATGCACACATCATTTTGCCTACTGAGAAATATATTGTCGGATG TGTACCTCCGCCGCATTTGTCTCCATTTGTAGATAATGATGCTGAGGGTCATGTTCCTGAGTATGCTGAAGCTATTGAGCGACTAAAGGCTGCTGAAAGAAAGGAAGTCTTGCCATTGCCTGGCATGGGAAAAGAGGATTTGGACGACCCTCAAAGTTTACTAGGCATCATTGATCGGGCAGAAGCTATCGAGGCTGCTAAGAAGAAGCAGAAG ATGTTAATGCAGGAGAAGAAGTACCATGAAGAACTGAAGCTAGAGCTTCAAGGTGCTCAGTTAGCTTCTCTCCAAAGTGGCGTTGAAGTCGAGGATGCTGAAGAAGATGCTTTACCTGATCTGCAACAAAGGGCCAAGGATGCTGATAGCATGTCTGAGGTTTCAATGTCGCGCAAGAAGAGGAAACTTCTAGAAGCAATGAAG ATTGGTAAAAAGAGGAAAGAGGACGGAGTAAATCTCCTAAAAGAACGGAAGCGGAGAATCGACCAAGCTAAGAAGAGCTCTTCGTAA